A window of Bacillus rossius redtenbacheri isolate Brsri chromosome 4 unlocalized genomic scaffold, Brsri_v3 Brsri_v3_scf4_1, whole genome shotgun sequence contains these coding sequences:
- the LOC134541687 gene encoding N(6)-adenine-specific methyltransferase METTL4, whose product MSLVQIFEEGYIISHCCFINEVYASVKESDEKEVAFGFNESLFRIGTQFLKDGQKQKKITRDGLHKDVNNRKKIKRDVNISSEGNCIGEIEHVQRNAEKIVSAGRKCGCWDLVASEDGVQSNNLEARQAAESFYHKESKLLTGSFHGGNLGDVAVISSIQGDRYLIPPACKFFCYDVREIQKHRHLLDDSYDFILLDPPWWNKYIRRKKLKSGAADGYQMMYDEDVARLPLASLAAPGTLVALWCTNSDSHLSAIRDALFPAWGVTYIGKWYWLKVTCGGEAVCAYSKPPGKQPFEQIVFGWFQAEGRPRPLPEDGRVLVSVPSALHSHKPPLADVLAKYLPPSPRSLELFARYLLPGYTSWGSEVLKLQQICLYKQLSS is encoded by the exons ATGAGTTTAGTCCAAATTTTTGAAGAAGGTTATATTATTTCTCACTGCTGTTTTATAAATGAAGTGTATGCGAGTGTGAAGGAAAGTGATGAAAAAGAAGTAGCATTTGGTTTCAACGAGTCGCTATTTCGAATTGGTACACAGTTTTTAAAGGatggacaaaaacaaaaaaaaattacgagagaTGGATTGCATAAAGACGTTAATAATCGTAAGAAAATTAAGAGAGACGTTAACATTTCAAGTGAAGGAAACTGTATCGGGGAG aTTGAGCACGTTCAAAGAAATGCAGAGAAGATCGTTAGTGCTGGACGGAAGTGTGGTTGCTGGGACCTCGTGGCGTCTGAAGACGGCGTGCAGAGCAACAACCTGGAGGCCCGTCAGGCAGCTGAATCGTTCTACCACAAGGAGAGCAAGCTGTTGACGGGGAGTTTCCATGGTGGAAACCTTGGCGATGTAGCTGTCATATCCAGCATTCAAGGCGATAGATACCTCATCCCTCCCgcgtgtaaatttttttgttacgacGTGCGTGAAATACAGAAACACCGCCACCTATTGGACGACTCATATGACTTCATCCTCCTGGATCCTCCTTGGTGGAACAAGTACATCAGGAGAAAAAAATTGAAGTCTGGTGCTGCTGATGG GTACCAGATGATGTACGACGAAGACGTGGCACGGCTGCCCCTGGCGTCGCTGGCCGCCCCGGGCACCCTGGTGGCACTGTGGTGCACCAACTCTGACAGCCACCTCTCCGCCATACGGGACGCCTTGTTCCCTGCCTGGGGGGTCACCTACATCGGCAAGTGGTACTGGCTCAAG GTAACATGTGGAGGAGAAGCAGTGTGTGCTTATTCCAAACCTCCGGGGAAGCAGCCGTTCGAGCAGATTGTGTTTGGATGGTTCCAAGCCGAGGGAAGGCCACGTCCCCTGCCAGAAGACGGCAGAGTGTTAGTGAGTGTGCCCAGCGCCTTGCACTCCCACAAGCCACCTCTGGCAG ATGTTCTGGCCAAGTACTTGCCGCCGAGCCCCCGTAGCCTGGAGCTGTTTGCCCGCTACTTGCTCCCGGGGTACACCAGCTGGGGCTCGGAGGTGCTGAAGCTGCAGCAGATCTGTCTCTACAAGCAGCTCAGCAGTTGA